From a single Loxodonta africana isolate mLoxAfr1 chromosome 9, mLoxAfr1.hap2, whole genome shotgun sequence genomic region:
- the CCL19 gene encoding C-C motif chemokine 19 → MAPCTASLLALSLLVLWTSPALGGANDAEDCCLSVTQRPIPGNIVRAFHYLLLKDGCRVPAVVFTTMRGHQLCAPPDQPWVGRIIRRLQKITPKASLALSPPQPCLLQVPIQNSSP, encoded by the exons ATGGCACCCTGCACAGCCTCACTACTGGCCCTCAGCTTGCTGGTTCTCTGGACCTCCCCTG CTCTGGGTGGTGCCAACGATGCTGAAGATTGTTGCCTGTCTGTGACCCAGCGCCCCATCCCTGGGAACATTGTGCGAGCCTTTCACTACCTCCTCCTCAAGGATGGCTGCAGGGTGCCTGCTGTGGT GTTCACCACAATGAGGGGTCACCAGCTCTGTGCACCCCCAGACCAGCCCTGGGTGGGCCGCATCATCCGGAGACTGCAGAAGATCACTCCCAAGGCAAGCCTGGCCCTCTCTCCTCCGCAGCCCTGCCTCCTCCAAGTCCCCATCCAAAACTCCAGCCCATGA
- the CCL27 gene encoding LOW QUALITY PROTEIN: C-C motif chemokine 27 (The sequence of the model RefSeq protein was modified relative to this genomic sequence to represent the inferred CDS: inserted 1 base in 1 codon) translates to MKGTLPTSSLLLLLLLNSDPGAALLSPPSITCCTQLYQQPLPNKLLRKVIRVDLQKADGDCHLQAFVLHLAQHSVCIHPQNHSLAQWFKRQGKRIQGTPPXLNFGLLGKIGWDSQQSKQ, encoded by the exons ATGAAGGGGACCTTACCCACCAGCAGCCTCCTACTGCTGTTGCTGCTGAACTCAGACCCTGGGGCAG CATTGTTATCGCCACCCAGTATCACCTGCTGTACTCAGCTCTACCAACAGCCACTCCCGAACAAGCTGCTGAGGAAGGTCATCCGGGTGGACCTGCAGAAGGCTGATGGGGACTGTCACCTCCAGGCCTTTGT GCTTCACCTGGCTCAACACAGTGTCTGCATCCACCCCCAAAATCACAGCCTGGCTCAGTGGTTTAAGCGTCAAGGAAAGAGAATCCAGGGGACTCCGC AGCTGAATTTTGGGCTGCTGGGAAAAATCGGCTGGGACTCCCAACAGTCAAAACAATAA
- the LOC111749846 gene encoding uncharacterized protein LOC111749846: MSGLKRYEVALEAEEEIYWGCFYFFPWLRMWRRDRSSAHPREQKLEPLRGLMSCLSSGLGPAPQSSRRGLPPRTPSAATQPAHALKI; this comes from the exons ATGTCGGGACTGAAGAGATACGAAGTGGCGCTGGAGGCAGAGGAGGA GATCTACTGGGGCTGCTTCTACTTTTTCCCCTGGCTGCGCATGTGGCGGAGGGATCGGAG CTCGGCGCACCCCCGGGAGCAGAAGCTGGAGCCTCTGCGGGGTCTGATGAGCTGTCTGTCGAGCGGCCTGGGCCCTGCTCCCCAGTCCTCACGCCGCGGCCTCCCTCCCCGCACCCCCTCCGCAGCTACCCAGCCAGCCCATGCATTAAAGATTTAA